From Primulina huaijiensis isolate GDHJ02 chromosome 15, ASM1229523v2, whole genome shotgun sequence, one genomic window encodes:
- the LOC140958301 gene encoding aspartyl protease AED3-like — MEYSSIIFLFLFFSTTCSAAFDPSCSSSDSDLSIFHIYGKCSPFTPPNEESSWLSKLMKMASNDPTRLSYLSSLATQKPTSAPIAPGHVINVGNYVVRANIGTPGQLMFMVLDTSNDAAWIPCSGCVGCSSTMFDTNRSSTFGSLDCSASECTQVSGASCPTVGSGYCSFNQSYGSASSFAATLSRDTLGLGNDAVPNYAFGCINSVSGGSIPPQGLLGLGRGSLSLLSQSGSLYSGVFSYCLPSFKNYYFSGSLKLGPLGQPKTIKTTPLLTNPHRPSLYYVNLTGVSVGRVNIPITPELLTFDPNTGAGTIIDSGTVITRFIQPVYTAIRDEFMKQLKGPFSSLGAFDTCFATTNEEIAPTITLHFTGLDLKLPAENSLIHSSSGSLACLAMAAAPNNVNSVLNVIANLQQQNLRILFDTANSRLGIARELCN, encoded by the coding sequence ATGGAGTACTCATCCATCATCTTCCTCTTTCTCTTCTTTTCCACAACATGCAGTGCTGCATTTGATCCTTCTTGTTCTTCTTCAGATTCAGACCTGTCAATATTCCACATCTATGGAAAATGCTCACCATTTACACCACCAAATGAAGAGTCCTCATGGCTTAGTAAACTCATGAAAATGGCCTCGAATGACCCCACAAGGCTCTCCTATTTGTCTTCCTTAGCCACCCAAAAGCCCACCAGTGCACCCATCGCCCCCGGCCATGTTATAAACGTAGGAAACTACGTCGTCCGTGCGAATATCGGAACTCCGGGCCAGCTCATGTTCATGGTCTTGGACACCAGCAACGATGCTGCATGGATCCCATGTAGCGGCTGCGTGGGCTGCTCCTCCACCATGTTCGACACGAACAGGTCCTCCACGTTCGGGTCGTTGGACTGCTCCGCATCCGAGTGCACCCAAGTCAGCGGAGCCTCGTGTCCTACCGTCGGCTCGGGTTATTGCAGCTTCAACCAGTCATACGGGTCCGCCTCCTCGTTCGCGGCCACGCTGTCGCGAGACACCCTCGGCCTGGGCAACGATGCTGTCCCAAACTACGCTTTTGGATGCATCAACTCCGTGTCGGGGGGGTCTATTCCGCCCCAGGGGTTATTGGGTCTTGGCCGAGGCTCCCTCTCATTGCTCTCTCAATCCGGGTCCCTCTACTCTGGTGTATTTTCATACTGTCTGCCTAGTTTCAAGAACTACTACTTCTCCGGGTCGCTGAAACTCGGGCCCTTGGGTCAACCGAAGACCATCAAAACCACCCCACTTCTCACCAACCCGCACAGGCCATCGTTATACTATGTGAACCTCACCGGCGTGAGTGTCGGCAGGGTCAACATCCCCATAACTCCGGAACTACTCACATTCGACCCCAACACGGGCGCCGGAACCATAATAGACTCCGGCACGGTGATAACCCGGTTCATCCAGCCCGTGTACACCGCCATTAGAGACGAATTTATGAAGCAACTGAAAGGGCCTTTTAGCTCATTGGGGGCGTTCGACACTTGTTTTGCAACAACCAATGAAGAAATAGCACCAACAATCACATTGCATTTTACAGGGCTGGACTTGAAGTTGCCAGCTGAGAATAGTTTGATACACAGTAGCTCGGGTTCTCTGGCTTGCTTGGCTATGGCGGCTGCACCAAATAATGTGAACTCGGTGTTGAATGTGATAGCCAATTTGCAACAACAAAATTTGAGGATCTTGTTTGACACTGCCAACTCTCGTTTGGGCATTGCTCGTGAGCTTTGTAATTGA
- the LOC140958526 gene encoding uncharacterized protein isoform X12: MNCGGSVDEPWLSSQGVTSRTSILMPTSGDSSDMPLGALNSLDGSEIGAEFTLDCSHSFVAVNETFKEIKSHVGQDEQLSQTFEIGENSEACQKKPDGGRAAIMNELSEKGNNKKRLPKGHKCQKSEEKNEIRHLHDLGYARSSRASPSQLFSIHYAPSMVNQYPPLVLSQQWQSQRAEPFQQKQCTGPLLSSSLYGNVFHYPAMSIVPQFHPVEGNHENGNANSPKNSVDGAVKPPTMTPKEKIEKLRRCQQSRAILAIQKQQQQFGNHLSVEYSTMEGENIEVYGNLSTLLSLDHSTSTEVNDSNAVSIPFGNRSVEESVFYQLQETISKLDIQIRLSIRDSLFRLAQSAIKRQRPSDRGSINSRDEVLSKDIDTHERTSTISDEETNTNPIDRTVAHLLFRRPLELSGKLYKKHDSPVSAYISHERKPRTLESIERGHFPDTFEKAQVESSDESKTFHVYFDKDQSKNSPRLDTPQNMSNIEAETEWNAMPLNHYESNFLLFHQFITCLYVSTLTILWYFVNQLTLSFSDRLTDTRTRSLYYRGKSLWKSYFELFVVIFSWFIVKIDVLC, encoded by the exons ATGAACTGTGGTGGTAGTGTTGATGAGCCATGGTTGTCTTCTCAAGGTGTAACTAGTCGCACATCAATACTCATGCCTACATCTGGTGATTCTTCTGATATGCCACTTGGTGCACTGAACTCCTTAGATGGGTCTGAGATTGGAGCTGAATTTACGCTAGATTGCAGCCATTCTTTTGTTGCTGTGAATGAAACATTCAAAGAGATCAAATCTCATGTTGGGCAAGATGAACAG CTTTCTCAGACTTTTGAGATTGGTGAAAATAGCGAAGCATGCCAAAAGAAGCCTGATGGAGGAAGAGCTGCAATAATGAATGAACTATCGGAGAAG GGCAATAATAAAAAGAGATTGCCCAAAGGCCATAAGTGCCAGAAATCagaagaaaagaatgaaatcagACATCTGCATGATTTAGGTTATGCACGTTCCTCACGAGCAAGCCCGTCACAGCTATTTAGCATTCACTATGCACCATCAATGGTCAACCAATATCCACCCTTAGTTCTAAGTCAGCAATGGCAGTCTCAGAGGGCTGAACCTTTCCAACAAAAGCAATGTACTGGTCCACTTTTGTCATCTAGTTTATATGGGAATGTGTTTCACTACCCTGCCATGTCCATTGTACCACAGTTTCATCCTGTGGAAGGAAACCATGAAAATGGAAATGCAAATTCCCCGAAGAATTCAGTGGATGGTGCAGTGAAGCCTCCAACAATGACACCCAAGGAAAAAATCGAAAAGTTACGGAGGTGTCAACAATCGAGAGCAATTCTTGCAATTCAGAAACAGCAGCAGCAATTCGGTAATCATTTATCAGTTGAATATTCGACGATGGAAGGAGAGAACATAGAAGTTTATGGAAATCTTAGCACATTGCTTTCCCTTGATCACAGCACATCCACAGAAGTCAACGATTCCAATGCAGTCAGCATTCCTTTTGGCAATCGCTCAGTGGAGGAATCAGTGTTTTATCAACTTCAAGAAACAATTTCCAAA TTAGACATCCAAATAAGACTTAGCATCCGGGATAGCTTGTTTCGACTTGCTCAAAGTGCTATTAAAAGGCAACGCCCTAGTGATAGAGGCAGTATCAACAGCAGAGATGAAGTGCTCAGCAAAGATATTGATACTCATGAGAG AACTAGTACAATATCTGATGAAGAGACCAACACCAATCCAATAGATCGTACTGTGGCACATTTACTTTTCCGTAGACCTCTAGAGTTATCAGGAAAACTTTACAAAAAACATGATTCACCTGTGTCTGCTTACATCTCGCATGAAAGGAAACCAAGAACTTTAGAAAGCATAGAGAGGGGACATTTTCCAGACACTTTTGAGAAAGCTCAAGTCGAATCTTCAGATGAGTCAAAAACTTTTCATGTATATTTTGATAAAGATCAGTCCAAAAACAGCCCTCGCTTAGACACTCCCCAAAATATGTCAAACATTGAAGCTGAGACGGAGTGGAATGCAATGCCTCTGAATCATTATGAAAGTAATTTCCTCCTCTTCCATCAATTTATTACATGTCTTTATGTATCAACCTTAACAATCCTTTGGTACTTTGTTAATCAGCTAACTTTATCCTTTTCCGATAGATTGACGGATACCCGTACGAGGAGCCTATATTACAGGGGAAAAAGTTTATGGAAgtcatattttgaattatttgtggTCATTTTTTCATGGTTCATTGTCAAGATCGATGTGCTCTGTTAA
- the LOC140958526 gene encoding uncharacterized protein isoform X11: protein MAGQISEVLMIWIEYSVIFCRNDPICGVMNCGGSVDEPWLSSQDGSEIGAEFTLDCSHSFVAVNETFKEIKSHVGQDEQLSQTFEIGENSEACQKKPDGGRAAIMNELSEKGNNKKRLPKGHKCQKSEEKNEIRHLHDLGYARSSRASPSQLFSIHYAPSMVNQYPPLVLSQQWQSQRAEPFQQKQCTGPLLSSSLYGNVFHYPAMSIVPQFHPVEGNHENGNANSPKNSVDGAVKPPTMTPKEKIEKLRRCQQSRAILAIQKQQQQFGNHLSVEYSTMEGENIEVYGNLSTLLSLDHSTSTEVNDSNAVSIPFGNRSVEESVFYQLQETISKLDIQIRLSIRDSLFRLAQSAIKRQRPSDRGSINSRDEVLSKDIDTHERTSTISDEETNTNPIDRTVAHLLFRRPLELSGKLYKKHDSPVSAYISHERKPRTLESIERGHFPDTFEKAQVESSDESKTFHVYFDKDQSKNSPRLDTPQNMSNIEAETEWNAMPLNHYESNFLLFHQFITCLYVSTLTILWYFVNQLTLSFSDRLTDTRTRSLYYRGKSLWKSYFELFVVIFSWFIVKIDVLC, encoded by the exons TGATATTTTGCAGGAACGACCCAATATGTGGAGTCATGAACTGTGGTGGTAGTGTTGATGAGCCATGGTTGTCTTCTCAAG ATGGGTCTGAGATTGGAGCTGAATTTACGCTAGATTGCAGCCATTCTTTTGTTGCTGTGAATGAAACATTCAAAGAGATCAAATCTCATGTTGGGCAAGATGAACAG CTTTCTCAGACTTTTGAGATTGGTGAAAATAGCGAAGCATGCCAAAAGAAGCCTGATGGAGGAAGAGCTGCAATAATGAATGAACTATCGGAGAAG GGCAATAATAAAAAGAGATTGCCCAAAGGCCATAAGTGCCAGAAATCagaagaaaagaatgaaatcagACATCTGCATGATTTAGGTTATGCACGTTCCTCACGAGCAAGCCCGTCACAGCTATTTAGCATTCACTATGCACCATCAATGGTCAACCAATATCCACCCTTAGTTCTAAGTCAGCAATGGCAGTCTCAGAGGGCTGAACCTTTCCAACAAAAGCAATGTACTGGTCCACTTTTGTCATCTAGTTTATATGGGAATGTGTTTCACTACCCTGCCATGTCCATTGTACCACAGTTTCATCCTGTGGAAGGAAACCATGAAAATGGAAATGCAAATTCCCCGAAGAATTCAGTGGATGGTGCAGTGAAGCCTCCAACAATGACACCCAAGGAAAAAATCGAAAAGTTACGGAGGTGTCAACAATCGAGAGCAATTCTTGCAATTCAGAAACAGCAGCAGCAATTCGGTAATCATTTATCAGTTGAATATTCGACGATGGAAGGAGAGAACATAGAAGTTTATGGAAATCTTAGCACATTGCTTTCCCTTGATCACAGCACATCCACAGAAGTCAACGATTCCAATGCAGTCAGCATTCCTTTTGGCAATCGCTCAGTGGAGGAATCAGTGTTTTATCAACTTCAAGAAACAATTTCCAAA TTAGACATCCAAATAAGACTTAGCATCCGGGATAGCTTGTTTCGACTTGCTCAAAGTGCTATTAAAAGGCAACGCCCTAGTGATAGAGGCAGTATCAACAGCAGAGATGAAGTGCTCAGCAAAGATATTGATACTCATGAGAG AACTAGTACAATATCTGATGAAGAGACCAACACCAATCCAATAGATCGTACTGTGGCACATTTACTTTTCCGTAGACCTCTAGAGTTATCAGGAAAACTTTACAAAAAACATGATTCACCTGTGTCTGCTTACATCTCGCATGAAAGGAAACCAAGAACTTTAGAAAGCATAGAGAGGGGACATTTTCCAGACACTTTTGAGAAAGCTCAAGTCGAATCTTCAGATGAGTCAAAAACTTTTCATGTATATTTTGATAAAGATCAGTCCAAAAACAGCCCTCGCTTAGACACTCCCCAAAATATGTCAAACATTGAAGCTGAGACGGAGTGGAATGCAATGCCTCTGAATCATTATGAAAGTAATTTCCTCCTCTTCCATCAATTTATTACATGTCTTTATGTATCAACCTTAACAATCCTTTGGTACTTTGTTAATCAGCTAACTTTATCCTTTTCCGATAGATTGACGGATACCCGTACGAGGAGCCTATATTACAGGGGAAAAAGTTTATGGAAgtcatattttgaattatttgtggTCATTTTTTCATGGTTCATTGTCAAGATCGATGTGCTCTGTTAA
- the LOC140958526 gene encoding uncharacterized protein isoform X10 has product MAGQISEVLMIWIEYSVIFCRNDPICGVMNCGGSVDEPWLSSQGVTSRTSILMPTSGDSSDMPLGALNSLDGSEIGAEFTLDCSHSFVAVNETFKEIKSHVGQDEQLSQTFEIGENSEACQKKPDGGRAAIMNELSEKGNNKKRLPKGHKCQKSEEKNEIRHLHDLGYARSSRASPSQLFSIHYAPSMVNQYPPLVLSQQWQSQRAEPFQQKQCTGPLLSSSLYGNVFHYPAMSIVPQFHPVEGNHENGNANSPKNSVDGAVKPPTMTPKEKIEKLRRCQQSRAILAIQKQQQQFGNHLSVEYSTMEGENIEVYGNLSTLLSLDHSTSTEVNDSNAVSIPFGNRSVEESVFYQLQETISKLDIQIRLSIRDSLFRLAQSAIKRQRPSDRGSINSRDEVLSKDIDTHERTSTISDEETNTNPIDRTVAHLLFRRPLELSGKLYKKHDSPVSAYISHERKPRTLESIERGHFPDTFEKAQVESSDESKTFHVYFDKDQSKNSPRLDTPQNMSNIEAETEWNAMPLNHYESNFLLFHQFITCLYVSTLTILWYFVNQLTLSFSDRLTDTRTRSLYYRGKSLWKSYFELFVVIFSWFIVKIDVLC; this is encoded by the exons TGATATTTTGCAGGAACGACCCAATATGTGGAGTCATGAACTGTGGTGGTAGTGTTGATGAGCCATGGTTGTCTTCTCAAGGTGTAACTAGTCGCACATCAATACTCATGCCTACATCTGGTGATTCTTCTGATATGCCACTTGGTGCACTGAACTCCTTAGATGGGTCTGAGATTGGAGCTGAATTTACGCTAGATTGCAGCCATTCTTTTGTTGCTGTGAATGAAACATTCAAAGAGATCAAATCTCATGTTGGGCAAGATGAACAG CTTTCTCAGACTTTTGAGATTGGTGAAAATAGCGAAGCATGCCAAAAGAAGCCTGATGGAGGAAGAGCTGCAATAATGAATGAACTATCGGAGAAG GGCAATAATAAAAAGAGATTGCCCAAAGGCCATAAGTGCCAGAAATCagaagaaaagaatgaaatcagACATCTGCATGATTTAGGTTATGCACGTTCCTCACGAGCAAGCCCGTCACAGCTATTTAGCATTCACTATGCACCATCAATGGTCAACCAATATCCACCCTTAGTTCTAAGTCAGCAATGGCAGTCTCAGAGGGCTGAACCTTTCCAACAAAAGCAATGTACTGGTCCACTTTTGTCATCTAGTTTATATGGGAATGTGTTTCACTACCCTGCCATGTCCATTGTACCACAGTTTCATCCTGTGGAAGGAAACCATGAAAATGGAAATGCAAATTCCCCGAAGAATTCAGTGGATGGTGCAGTGAAGCCTCCAACAATGACACCCAAGGAAAAAATCGAAAAGTTACGGAGGTGTCAACAATCGAGAGCAATTCTTGCAATTCAGAAACAGCAGCAGCAATTCGGTAATCATTTATCAGTTGAATATTCGACGATGGAAGGAGAGAACATAGAAGTTTATGGAAATCTTAGCACATTGCTTTCCCTTGATCACAGCACATCCACAGAAGTCAACGATTCCAATGCAGTCAGCATTCCTTTTGGCAATCGCTCAGTGGAGGAATCAGTGTTTTATCAACTTCAAGAAACAATTTCCAAA TTAGACATCCAAATAAGACTTAGCATCCGGGATAGCTTGTTTCGACTTGCTCAAAGTGCTATTAAAAGGCAACGCCCTAGTGATAGAGGCAGTATCAACAGCAGAGATGAAGTGCTCAGCAAAGATATTGATACTCATGAGAG AACTAGTACAATATCTGATGAAGAGACCAACACCAATCCAATAGATCGTACTGTGGCACATTTACTTTTCCGTAGACCTCTAGAGTTATCAGGAAAACTTTACAAAAAACATGATTCACCTGTGTCTGCTTACATCTCGCATGAAAGGAAACCAAGAACTTTAGAAAGCATAGAGAGGGGACATTTTCCAGACACTTTTGAGAAAGCTCAAGTCGAATCTTCAGATGAGTCAAAAACTTTTCATGTATATTTTGATAAAGATCAGTCCAAAAACAGCCCTCGCTTAGACACTCCCCAAAATATGTCAAACATTGAAGCTGAGACGGAGTGGAATGCAATGCCTCTGAATCATTATGAAAGTAATTTCCTCCTCTTCCATCAATTTATTACATGTCTTTATGTATCAACCTTAACAATCCTTTGGTACTTTGTTAATCAGCTAACTTTATCCTTTTCCGATAGATTGACGGATACCCGTACGAGGAGCCTATATTACAGGGGAAAAAGTTTATGGAAgtcatattttgaattatttgtggTCATTTTTTCATGGTTCATTGTCAAGATCGATGTGCTCTGTTAA
- the LOC140958526 gene encoding uncharacterized protein isoform X13, with protein sequence MNCGGSVDEPWLSSQDGSEIGAEFTLDCSHSFVAVNETFKEIKSHVGQDEQLSQTFEIGENSEACQKKPDGGRAAIMNELSEKGNNKKRLPKGHKCQKSEEKNEIRHLHDLGYARSSRASPSQLFSIHYAPSMVNQYPPLVLSQQWQSQRAEPFQQKQCTGPLLSSSLYGNVFHYPAMSIVPQFHPVEGNHENGNANSPKNSVDGAVKPPTMTPKEKIEKLRRCQQSRAILAIQKQQQQFGNHLSVEYSTMEGENIEVYGNLSTLLSLDHSTSTEVNDSNAVSIPFGNRSVEESVFYQLQETISKLDIQIRLSIRDSLFRLAQSAIKRQRPSDRGSINSRDEVLSKDIDTHERTSTISDEETNTNPIDRTVAHLLFRRPLELSGKLYKKHDSPVSAYISHERKPRTLESIERGHFPDTFEKAQVESSDESKTFHVYFDKDQSKNSPRLDTPQNMSNIEAETEWNAMPLNHYESNFLLFHQFITCLYVSTLTILWYFVNQLTLSFSDRLTDTRTRSLYYRGKSLWKSYFELFVVIFSWFIVKIDVLC encoded by the exons ATGAACTGTGGTGGTAGTGTTGATGAGCCATGGTTGTCTTCTCAAG ATGGGTCTGAGATTGGAGCTGAATTTACGCTAGATTGCAGCCATTCTTTTGTTGCTGTGAATGAAACATTCAAAGAGATCAAATCTCATGTTGGGCAAGATGAACAG CTTTCTCAGACTTTTGAGATTGGTGAAAATAGCGAAGCATGCCAAAAGAAGCCTGATGGAGGAAGAGCTGCAATAATGAATGAACTATCGGAGAAG GGCAATAATAAAAAGAGATTGCCCAAAGGCCATAAGTGCCAGAAATCagaagaaaagaatgaaatcagACATCTGCATGATTTAGGTTATGCACGTTCCTCACGAGCAAGCCCGTCACAGCTATTTAGCATTCACTATGCACCATCAATGGTCAACCAATATCCACCCTTAGTTCTAAGTCAGCAATGGCAGTCTCAGAGGGCTGAACCTTTCCAACAAAAGCAATGTACTGGTCCACTTTTGTCATCTAGTTTATATGGGAATGTGTTTCACTACCCTGCCATGTCCATTGTACCACAGTTTCATCCTGTGGAAGGAAACCATGAAAATGGAAATGCAAATTCCCCGAAGAATTCAGTGGATGGTGCAGTGAAGCCTCCAACAATGACACCCAAGGAAAAAATCGAAAAGTTACGGAGGTGTCAACAATCGAGAGCAATTCTTGCAATTCAGAAACAGCAGCAGCAATTCGGTAATCATTTATCAGTTGAATATTCGACGATGGAAGGAGAGAACATAGAAGTTTATGGAAATCTTAGCACATTGCTTTCCCTTGATCACAGCACATCCACAGAAGTCAACGATTCCAATGCAGTCAGCATTCCTTTTGGCAATCGCTCAGTGGAGGAATCAGTGTTTTATCAACTTCAAGAAACAATTTCCAAA TTAGACATCCAAATAAGACTTAGCATCCGGGATAGCTTGTTTCGACTTGCTCAAAGTGCTATTAAAAGGCAACGCCCTAGTGATAGAGGCAGTATCAACAGCAGAGATGAAGTGCTCAGCAAAGATATTGATACTCATGAGAG AACTAGTACAATATCTGATGAAGAGACCAACACCAATCCAATAGATCGTACTGTGGCACATTTACTTTTCCGTAGACCTCTAGAGTTATCAGGAAAACTTTACAAAAAACATGATTCACCTGTGTCTGCTTACATCTCGCATGAAAGGAAACCAAGAACTTTAGAAAGCATAGAGAGGGGACATTTTCCAGACACTTTTGAGAAAGCTCAAGTCGAATCTTCAGATGAGTCAAAAACTTTTCATGTATATTTTGATAAAGATCAGTCCAAAAACAGCCCTCGCTTAGACACTCCCCAAAATATGTCAAACATTGAAGCTGAGACGGAGTGGAATGCAATGCCTCTGAATCATTATGAAAGTAATTTCCTCCTCTTCCATCAATTTATTACATGTCTTTATGTATCAACCTTAACAATCCTTTGGTACTTTGTTAATCAGCTAACTTTATCCTTTTCCGATAGATTGACGGATACCCGTACGAGGAGCCTATATTACAGGGGAAAAAGTTTATGGAAgtcatattttgaattatttgtggTCATTTTTTCATGGTTCATTGTCAAGATCGATGTGCTCTGTTAA